From a region of the Ignisphaera sp. genome:
- a CDS encoding carbon-nitrogen hydrolase family protein: MSNNVKSVMSVLHSVIDLGRYEQNMQRIEEMIERAKNEGAEVVLLPAMMNGVSIFDLKKNLKIKRVTETIPGKTSEHLARIANKFKIYILSGPILERRGSKIYRSAFLVDPSMNIKSVISQVNTPSKFGQSSSPPVVNICGLTVGIFIAEDIHLPELSLLMKITNVDIVVFYPYPQISVDKITAIMKTRSLELNTMIISIGYTIRRKDEEILFMPTSIVDENGTVIHEVLDKSPKIIKVNLDKGKSKINVEPSPSPSHKKLLKVLNRAISYYIK, from the coding sequence TAGTGTTATAGATCTCGGTAGATATGAACAGAATATGCAGAGAATTGAAGAAATGATAGAGCGAGCAAAAAACGAAGGTGCTGAAGTAGTTTTATTGCCAGCTATGATGAATGGTGTATCGATTTTCGATTTAAAGAAGAACTTGAAGATTAAGAGGGTTACAGAAACTATACCTGGAAAAACTTCTGAGCATTTAGCGAGAATTGCAAATAAATTCAAGATCTATATACTGAGTGGACCCATACTTGAAAGAAGAGGTTCAAAAATATATAGATCGGCATTTCTAGTAGATCCATCAATGAACATTAAATCAGTTATAAGTCAAGTGAACACCCCTTCGAAATTTGGACAAAGTTCTTCACCTCCTGTAGTCAATATCTGTGGACTTACTGTAGGTATATTCATAGCCGAAGATATCCATCTACCAGAACTTTCACTCTTGATGAAGATAACGAATGTTGATATAGTGGTTTTCTATCCATATCCACAGATATCAGTAGATAAAATAACAGCTATAATGAAAACCAGATCATTAGAGCTTAACACAATGATCATAAGTATTGGATATACCATTAGAAGAAAAGATGAAGAAATACTGTTTATGCCCACATCAATAGTTGATGAAAATGGTACCGTTATTCATGAAGTGTTAGATAAATCACCAAAGATAATTAAAGTTAATTTGGATAAAGGTAAATCAAAGATAAATGTAGAGCCTTCGCCTTCTCCATCACATAAAAAGCTACTGAAAGTATTGAACAGAGCTATATCATACTACATCAAATGA